One window of Pirellulales bacterium genomic DNA carries:
- a CDS encoding LptE family protein: MRNLTSTFRQPREQRSRLCNSAHRLPPTAYCLLPSAFCLLLFLSGCATYHFGNASLFPPDISTVYVPMVESHSFRPGLGEALTEAIGKQIEKETPYKVVGSPNADSVLTAKLVRDTKRVTDLNRFDEARDTEVNYQVQVTWINRKGDVIYNGAVPLPPEFTTIGASAQYIPEYGQSYATSEYQVVEKLAKQIVDLMERPW; the protein is encoded by the coding sequence ATGCGCAATTTGACATCCACCTTTCGCCAGCCGCGCGAACAACGGTCGCGGCTTTGTAATTCTGCCCACCGCCTACCTCCTACCGCTTACTGCCTTCTGCCTTCTGCCTTCTGCCTTCTGCTTTTCCTTTCCGGCTGCGCGACCTATCACTTTGGCAACGCCTCGCTATTCCCGCCCGATATTAGCACGGTGTACGTGCCGATGGTCGAATCGCACAGCTTTCGGCCCGGTTTGGGCGAGGCATTGACCGAAGCCATCGGCAAGCAAATCGAAAAAGAAACGCCATACAAAGTTGTCGGCAGCCCCAATGCTGACAGCGTGCTTACGGCAAAGCTAGTGCGCGATACCAAGCGCGTGACCGATTTGAACCGCTTCGACGAAGCCCGCGATACCGAAGTCAACTACCAGGTGCAAGTCACGTGGATCAATCGCAAGGGAGACGTCATTTACAACGGCGCCGTCCCGCTCCCTCCCGAGTTTACCACCATCGGCGCCAGCGCCCAATACATTCCCGAGTACGGCCAATCGTATGCGACCAGCGAATATCAAGTCGTCGAAAAACTGGCCAAGCAAATTGTCGACTTGATGGAACGACCGTGGTGA
- the bamD gene encoding outer membrane protein assembly factor BamD, with protein sequence MSYSTCTAKLFAFVAILCAAAATIGCKGTPIDVAKGRPSDSDIPDDVKSDYETQEPTGWARLAPENVSKEMKKAVGLGPNQKIAEGFFDEGEKFFEAKQYDKAAKKFASAADRWPNSTLEEDSMFLEAESYFFADRYPYAEDEYEELLKKYPNTHHLDATTSRQFAIGRYWQQEDELHHHWVLTPNWTDKNDPMFDTAGHASNAYNSVRVNDPRGPLADCACMTEGNMAFRRHRWEDADYYYNIVRTDYPKSKYQLQAHLLGVQCKLLKYQGPGYNSKPLEEANQLIDQTLAQFPNEIGAERERLVRAKAEVKAQMATRDLQLAQYWDKGDHYGAARIYYAQVLKEYPQTPFADQAKTRLAALEGKPNEPPSRLAFLTDWAKPKSVAEDVNTQDRRDTFLAQQQKDNPNPLIPAVQSADRQQEANQNYQATGESPVQTR encoded by the coding sequence ATGTCATATTCCACTTGCACAGCAAAGCTTTTTGCATTCGTAGCCATTCTATGCGCCGCGGCAGCCACCATTGGCTGCAAAGGCACGCCCATCGATGTCGCTAAAGGGCGTCCCAGCGATTCCGATATTCCCGACGATGTGAAGTCCGATTACGAAACGCAAGAACCCACGGGTTGGGCCCGCTTGGCGCCGGAAAACGTCAGCAAGGAGATGAAAAAAGCCGTTGGTTTGGGCCCAAATCAAAAAATTGCCGAAGGATTTTTCGACGAGGGGGAAAAATTCTTCGAGGCCAAGCAATATGATAAGGCCGCCAAAAAATTTGCCTCTGCCGCCGATCGCTGGCCCAATTCCACGCTGGAAGAAGACTCCATGTTTTTGGAGGCGGAAAGTTATTTCTTCGCCGACCGCTATCCCTATGCCGAAGACGAATACGAAGAATTATTGAAAAAATATCCTAACACGCACCATCTCGATGCCACCACTAGCCGGCAGTTTGCCATTGGACGCTACTGGCAGCAAGAAGACGAATTGCACCACCACTGGGTGCTGACGCCGAATTGGACCGATAAAAACGATCCCATGTTCGATACCGCCGGTCACGCTTCCAATGCCTACAACAGCGTGCGGGTGAACGATCCGCGCGGCCCACTGGCCGATTGTGCCTGCATGACGGAAGGCAACATGGCCTTCCGGCGGCATCGCTGGGAAGACGCCGATTATTATTACAACATCGTCCGCACCGATTACCCGAAAAGCAAATATCAACTGCAGGCGCATTTGCTGGGAGTGCAATGCAAACTGCTGAAATATCAAGGACCCGGCTACAACAGCAAGCCGCTGGAAGAGGCCAATCAACTCATCGACCAAACGCTGGCGCAGTTTCCCAATGAAATTGGCGCTGAGCGCGAGCGGCTGGTTCGTGCCAAGGCCGAAGTAAAGGCCCAAATGGCCACGCGTGATTTGCAGTTGGCCCAATATTGGGACAAAGGCGATCATTACGGCGCAGCCCGCATTTATTACGCCCAAGTACTCAAGGAATATCCACAAACGCCATTCGCCGACCAAGCCAAAACCCGTCTGGCGGCCTTGGAAGGCAAACCAAATGAACCGCCCAGCCGACTGGCATTTTTGACCGATTGGGCGAAGCCCAAAAGTGTTGCCGAAGATGTCAATACGCAAGATCGCCGAGACACATTCCTGGCTCAGCAGCAAAAGGATAACCCCAATCCGCTAATTCCGGCTGTTCAGTCGGCAGATCGTCAGCAGGAAGCCAACCAAAACTACCAAGCAACTGGGGAAAGCCCCGTCCAAACGCGATAA
- the recO gene encoding DNA repair protein RecO, which produces MSSEKATALVLKVVEFSETSSVVTLFTREFGKIQTLAKGARRPKGPFESALDLLALCRIVFLRKSSGALDLLTEAKLDRRFRPPSSNLSCLYAGYYVAELLSELTDDYDPHPALFDLADQTLLALAHGEAASNTVLHWELAALNVLGHLPSSEICVECGVIVPRTERIAFGLLAGGVLCSKCRPGKRQVVSVHGGTVKTMAQLADLQSEAWKRLELDARTRGELRGLMNNYLAHLLGHRPRMHNYLTA; this is translated from the coding sequence ATGTCATCTGAAAAAGCCACCGCGCTGGTGCTGAAAGTGGTCGAATTCAGCGAAACTAGCAGCGTGGTGACGCTATTTACCCGCGAATTTGGCAAAATACAGACTTTGGCCAAAGGTGCGCGCAGGCCGAAAGGGCCATTCGAATCCGCCCTTGACCTGTTGGCCTTGTGTCGAATAGTGTTCCTCCGCAAATCGTCCGGAGCACTAGACCTGCTGACAGAAGCCAAACTGGATCGGCGATTCCGTCCGCCCAGTAGCAACTTGTCTTGCCTGTACGCAGGTTATTACGTGGCCGAACTACTCAGTGAATTGACTGACGATTACGATCCGCATCCAGCGCTATTCGATCTAGCAGACCAAACTCTGCTTGCTCTTGCGCACGGCGAAGCGGCATCGAATACGGTCTTGCACTGGGAGTTGGCGGCGTTAAACGTGTTGGGACACTTGCCCTCGTCGGAAATTTGCGTCGAATGCGGCGTCATCGTGCCCAGAACCGAGCGGATTGCGTTTGGCTTGTTGGCAGGCGGTGTGCTGTGTTCGAAGTGCCGACCCGGTAAGCGGCAGGTGGTTTCAGTTCACGGTGGCACGGTGAAAACCATGGCACAACTGGCCGATTTGCAATCCGAAGCCTGGAAACGATTAGAGCTTGATGCCCGCACTCGCGGCGAGTTGCGCGGACTAATGAATAACTACCTGGCCCATTTGCTGGGCCATCGGCCACGAATGCACAACTACCTGACGGCGTAA